From Odontesthes bonariensis isolate fOdoBon6 chromosome 21, fOdoBon6.hap1, whole genome shotgun sequence, a single genomic window includes:
- the tspan34b gene encoding tetraspanin 35, whose protein sequence is MGCFAFLKVMMFAFNGIIFLAGIAILGVGIWVKVDTGSILNFLGKIKDAPAELSQVLNVGFLLIAVGALLVVIGFLGCCGAVKESKCMLVLFFIIVLLVFIAEVAGAIVILVFRPLADDLFTKAGRAAVKNIKRDYGENPDITGLWNTTMSTLKCCGFYNSSDFQDSPYYTGHNMKYPPQCCLTSNPCNQTVAESTTIPGCFPKIKQLIDENTVVIVAVALGIAALEICAMAVSMILYCKIKSTMA, encoded by the exons TTGGCAGGGATTGCCATCCTGGGTGTTGGGATCTGGGTGAAGGTGGACACTGGCTCCATTCTCAACTTCCTCGGGAAAATCAAGGATGCACCAGCAGAGCTCAGTCAGGTGCTCAATGTGGGCTTCCTGTTGATTGCAGTTGGTGCTCTGCTGGTTGTCATCGGGTTTCTTGGCTGTTGTGGAGCCGTCAAAGAGAGCAAGTGTATGCTGGTGCTG TTTTTCATCATAGTCTTGCTGGTCTTCATCGCAGAGGTTGCGGGAGCAATTGTGATTTTGGTATTCAGACCTCTA GCAGACGACTTGTTTACGAAGGCTGGGAGGGCAGCTgttaaaaacatcaaaagggACTACGGGGAAAATCCCGACATCACAGGACTGTGGAATACGACAATGAGCACG TTAAAATGTTGTGGATTCTACAACTCCTCAGACTTTCAGGATTCTCCGTATTATACAGGCCACAACATGAAATATCCCCCGCAGTGCTGTCTGACTTCCAACCCATGTAATCAAACTGTGGCAGAAAGCACG acgATCCCTGGTTGCTTTCCAAAGATCAAGCAACTTATTGATGAAAACACAGTGGTTATTGTGGCAGTGGCCCTTGGGATCGCAGCCCTGGAG ATATGTGCCATGGCTGTCTCAATGATCCTATACTGCAAAATAAAATCCACAATGGCCTAG